The Leishmania major strain Friedlin complete genome, chromosome 31 genome contains a region encoding:
- a CDS encoding putative 3'-nucleotidase/nuclease, producing the protein MAYAVRTAALYVAVVLVLLCAVALPSVAWWSKGHMAVALIAQRHMDPKLVKKANAAAKVLSLAGPFPKSPDMVQLGPWADDLLESGLKTNFNWHFITTPYYPDSDFTLEFSPVQTVNVASVIPMLESAITKTTATTEIITQCLAFMIHFFGDIHQPLHNANLFSNEYPLSDYGGNAQMVTIDSNGTKMLLHAYWDSMAEGPASVGYSRPLSKDAYDDLNAFVDYLEATYAGNLTMPEKNLQNTTAISNEGHELAIKYAFPGAFNGATLSSEYKTNAKFITERRVLLAGYRLAKMLNTTLKSVSMDTILQGLNNIQAEVPPLDNTTIVHTFQERGLSTGLTVGIAIALFVAGVLISTGVVLFLSRQRQVRSDYQPCEPIALDL; encoded by the coding sequence ATGGCTTACGCAGTGCGAACAGCGGCGCTCTACGTCGCGGTGGTCCTGGttctcctctgcgccgtcgcgcttCCGTCTGTGGCATGGTGGAGCAAGGGTCACATGGCCGTCGCCCTCAttgcgcagcgccacatGGACCCGAAGCTGGTGAAGAAGGCTAATGCCGCTGCCAAGgtgctctccctcgctgGCCCCTTCCCCAAGTCACCGGATATGGTACAGCTGGGGCCGTGGGCCGACGACCTGCTCGAGTCCGGGCTCAAGACGAACTTCAACTGGCACTTCATAACAACACCATACTATCCGGACTCCGACTTTACTCTCGAGTTCAGCCCGGTGCAGACGGTGAATGTCGCCTCCGTCATACCAATGTTGGAGTCTGCGATCACGAAGACAACAGCGACGACTGAGATTATTACGCAGTGCTTGGCATTCATGATTCACTTCTTCGGCGACAtacaccagccgctgcacaaTGCAAACTTATTCTCCAATGAGTACCCTCTGAGCGACTACGGCGGCAATGCGCAGATGGTGACCATCGATTCTAATGGAACTaagatgctgctgcacgcgtACTGGGACTCGATGGCGGAAGGACCGGCCAGTGTGGGCTACTCACGGCCGTTGAGCAAGGACGCCTACGACGACCTGAACGCGTTCGTCGACTACCTGGAAGCGACATATGCAGGCAACTTGACGATGCCGGAGAAGAACCTTCAGAACACGACGGCGATTTCGAACGAGGGGCATGAGCTGGCGATCAAGTACGCGTTTCCTGGGGCCTTCAACGGCGCCACGCTCTCGAGCGAGTACAAGACGAACGCCAAGTTCATCACTGAGCGGCGCGTGCTTCTTGCCGGCTACCGCCTGGCCAAGATGCTGAACACGACGCTGAAGTCAGTGAGCATGGACACTATTCTGCAGGGACTCAACAACATCCAGGcagaggtgccgccgcttgACAACACCACCATTGTGCACACCTTTCAGGAGAGGGGGCTCAGCACCGGCCTCACGGTGGGCATTGCCATCGCTCTCTTCGTCGCCGGAGTGCTGATCTCTACCGGCGTCGTACTCTTCCTgagtcgccagcgccagGTGCGCAGCGACTATCAGCCATGCGAACCGATTGCACTGGATTTATAA
- a CDS encoding putative 3'-nucleotidase/nuclease precursor yields the protein MARARFLQLLLVTLTLLSVAALPVSAWWSKGHMSVALIAKRHMGASLVEKAELAAKVLSFSGPYPKSPDMVQTAPWADDIKTIGLKTLSTWHYITTPYYADEGFTLDVSPVQTVNVASVIPMLQTAIENPAANSDVIVQSLALLLHFMGDIHQPLHNVNLFSDQYPESDLGGNKQRVVIDSKGTEMLLHAYWDSMAEGKSGEDVPRPLSEADYEDLNNFVDYLEATYASTLTDEEKNLVNATEISKETFDLALKYAYPGAENGATLSEEYKTNAKKISERQVLLAGYRLAKMLNATLKPISTAAILQGLENIQSEVDTENKAEVHNHYDQKGISAAVTAIVAVAFFIVGIVIASLVVLALKCYLPKRDRFGAYEHVLL from the coding sequence ATGGCTCGAGCTCGTTTTCTTCAGCTTCTGCTGGTGACGCTGACGCTCCTCAGTGTCGCTGCACTCCCTGTCAGCGCGTGGTGGAGCAAGGGTCACATGTCCGTAGCGCTCATTGCGAAACGCCACATGGGTGCGTCTCTCGTGGAAAAGGCCGAACTGGCTGCTAAGGTGCTGTCCTTCTCTGGACCCTATCCAAAAAGCCCAGACATGGTGCAGACCGCACCGTGGGCGGATGACATCAAGACAATCGGCCTCAAAACACTGTCCACGTGGCACTACATCACAACGCCGTACTACGCGGACGAAGGCTTCACCTTGGATGTCAGTCCCGTACAGACGGTGAACGTCGCCTCTGTCATCCCGATGCTGCAGACGGCGATAGAAAACCCCGCGGCCAACTCCGATGTAATCGTCCAGTCGCTGGCGCTCTTGCTACACTTTATGGGCGACATCCACCAGCCACTGCACAACGTCAACCTCTTCTCTGACCAGTACCCGGAAAGCGACCTCGGTGGCAACAAGCAGCGCGTCGTTATCGACTCCAAGGGAACCGAGATGTTGCTACACGCGTACTGGGACTCGATGGCAGAGGGCAAATCTGGTGAGGATGTGCCGCGCCCGTTGAGCGAGGCCGACTACGAAGACCTGAACAACTTTGTCGACTACCTGGAAGCAACGTACGCGAGCACGCTGACGGATGAGGAGAAGAATCTCGTGAACGCTACGGAGATCTCGAAGGAGACCTTCGACCTGGCGCTGAAGTACGCCTACCCCGGCGCTGAAAATGGCGCAACGCTCTCGGAGGAGTACAAGACGAACGCCAAGAAGATCTCGGAGCGTCAGGTGCTGCTTGCCGGCTACCGCCTGGCCAAGATGCTGAACGCGACGCTGAAGCCGATCAGCACGGCAGCGATTCTGCAGGGCCTCGAGAACATCCAAAGCGAGGTGGACACGGAAAACAAGGCTGAGGTGCACAACCACTACGATCAGAAAGGTATCAGCGCTGCTGTGACGGCGATTGTCGCCGTGGCATTCTTCATCGTCGGCATTGTCATCGCCAGCCTGGTGGTCCTCGCCCTCAAGTGCTACCTGCCGAAGCGCGACCGCTTTGGTGCCTATGAGCACGTCCTCCTGTAG
- a CDS encoding helicase-like protein, with protein MQSVFRAHTIKLPRCSTLGSGTGRKREAYRLTSPSHVCCIEMTLQCDELYRAADKMAKASQRTQSRIRAAVETQRQRAALHQLDSGAEFFPDDDACPTYSLTNALTGCVCQPSTATSPPLRLLEHQREGVRWLLALHELGLNGIMADEMGLGKTVQVAAFLAALAKAGVLGTFLIVVPLSTMESWKKELLRWVPWMHIIEFRGTHEVRAKLRSRLRNRHRRAFERQETLRAQWAQGVSVRVLAKTVGGVVLASYESVMMDHGALARLIHWDITIVDEAHRLKKLQCKLLQTLHKAACRMRLILTGTPLQNDLTELWTLLEYVGPQIFSHDDADQRCLREAVTALSCGCGRRLNERREERRGDGLGGKEPTERHTAAAARFPHAPQANTGANAGEAQGLLLASLKTVLQPFVLRRIKATVGIQLPPKYDLVLPTPLTPAQQLLYARVQSEERYANSRLTHLRKCCIHPFLIRDFYADSCEWRCTPQSPSSARERLEFMVKASGKLKLLDAMLPELRRRGHRVLLFSQMTRALDLVEEYLSLKNTVLEEAFFGGDETETVMTVDRCCESGSPKDSTGRKRLETILSQMLVYTRLDGSSSAEARSEAIRHFQGPPSSSSKPGNGAEYDSAPFSVNAAAGGDSVEVFLEHDRQAEKPSAPADRVLPLAKRRWRRVGKGLRTRGIEEDDEVFEVPFLSARTSTPAGVLAERSVNETLPLSFKATGSVKACYAHLVTRKRLASAGSDSLSTRKSLITPSKCEADGASWPSDLSLTSTATSAAHAAQPGVFLFLISTRAGGTGLNLTGADTVILLDSDFNPHNDLQAVDRCHRIGQRNPVAVYRLVSPHTVEDEWHSGIVDRKLKLEHLVLGGDGAGCISQQCCTTSGNVDTQQQPIPAADVLRCAAAAVCAEPPKKRARSCSAVSSSERQALTADELRLLLDRAWLQHVMPHRSV; from the coding sequence ATGCAATCGGTATTCCGAGCACACACCATTAAGCTGCCCCGTTGCTCGACACTCGGCAGCGGAACCGGTCGCAAGCGCGAGGCTTATCGACTCACCAGCCCTTCCCATGTATGCTGCATAGAAATGACCCTGCAGTGCGATGAGCTCTACCGCGCGGCTGACAAGATGGCTAAAGCGTCGCAGCGCACACAGTCACGGATCCGCGCGGCCGTGGAGACGCAACGGCAACGCGCAGCTCTTCACCAACTGGACAGCGGAGCAGAGTTTTTTCCTGACGATGACGCATGTCCGACCTACTCTCTCACGAACGCACTCACAGGGTGTGTTTGTCAACCTTCTACAGCCACGTCACCCCCGCTACGACTTCTCGAGCACCAGCGGGAGGGCGTGCGCTGGCTACTGGCGCTCCACGAGCTCGGCCTGAACGGCATCATGGCAGATGAAATGGGTCTCGGCAAGACAGTTCAAGTGGCCGCCTTCCTTGCAGCCCTCGCGAAGGCCGGGGTGCTGGGCACCTTCCTCATTGttgtccctctctccacaATGGAGAGCTGGAaaaaggagctgctgcgctgggtGCCGTGGATGCACATCATCGAGTTCCGCGGCACACACGAGGTCCGTGCTAAGCTGCGATCGCGCCTGCGAAACCGACACCGCCGTGCCTTTGAGCGGCAGGAaacgctgcgtgcgcagtgGGCACAGGGTGTGTCCGTGAGAGTGCTGGCGAAGACCGTCGGTGGAGTCGTGCTCGCGAGCTACGAATCTGTCATGATGGACCATGGCGCGCTTGCTCGCCTTATCCACTGGGACATCACCATCGTTGACGAGGCGCACCGCTTGAAGAAGCTCCAGTGCAAGCTCCTGCAGACTCTCCACAAAGCTGCGTGCCGCATGCGCCTGATCCTCACGGGCACGCCTTTGCAGAACGACTTGACGGAGCTGTGGACGCTACTAGAGTATGTCGGGCCACAGATTTTCAGCCACGACGATGCCGATCAACGGTGTCTGCGAGAAGCAGTGACGGCACTCTCATGTGGATGTGGTAGGCGACTCaacgagagaagagaggaacGACGCGGCGATGGTTTAGGTGGGAAAGAGCCCACAGAAAGGCatacggcagcggccgctcgATTCCCACATGCGCCTCAAGCGAATACGGGCGCCAACGCTGGCGAAGCGCAAGGTTTACTCCTCGCGTCTCTGAAAACGGTGCTGCAGCCATTTGTGCTACGTCGCATCAAGGCCACTGTCGGCATCCAGCTCCCGCCTAAGTACGACCTCGTGCTTCCCACCCCGCTcacaccggcgcagcagctgctctaCGCCCGGGTTCAATCGGAAGAACGCTATGCCAACAGCCGTCTGACGCACCTCCGAAAATGCTGCATCCATCCGTTTCTCATCCGTGACTTCTATGCAGATAGCTGTGAATGGCGGTGCACGCCTCAGTCGCCATCCTCGGCGCGCGAGCGACTCGAGTTCATGGTAAAGGCGTCCGGAAAGCTAAAGCTGCTTGACGCCATGCTGCCGGAactgcgccgccgtggccaTCGTGTCCTCTTGTTCTCTCAAATGACAAGGGCGCTAGATCTCGTCGAGGAATACCTATCCTTGAAGAATACAGTCCTCGAAGAGGCGTTCTTTGGAGGCGATGAGACAGAAACAGTGATGACTGTGGATAGATGCTGCGAAAGCGGTTCGCCCAAGGATAGCACTGGTCGCAAGCGGCTTGAAACGATACTGTCTCAGATGTTGGTGTACACGCGCCTGGACGGGAGCAGCTCCGCAGAAGCCCGCAGCGAGGCTATTCGTCACTTTCAAGGGCCGCCTAGTTCTTCCAGCAAACCGGGCAATGGTGCGGAATATGATAGCGCGCCATTTTCGGTGaatgctgcagctggaggtgATTCTGTAGAGGTGTTCCTTGAGCACGACAGGCAGGCGGAGAAGCCCTCCGCCCCTGCCGACCGTGTTCTCCCACTGGCGaagcgccgctggcgccgtgtGGGGAAGGGGCTCCGCACTCGAGGCATCGAAGAGGATGATGAAGTGTTCGAGGTGCCATTTTTGTCAGCCCGCACGAGCACTCCTGCAGGGGTTCTTGCCGAGAGGAGCGTGAACGAGACGCTGCCTCTCTCATTCAAGGCGACGGGCAGTGTAAAAGCATGCTATGCCCATCTGGTGACGCGGAAGAGATTGGCTAGTGCTGGAAGTGACAGCCTCTCAACCCGCAAGTCTTTAATTACACCCAGCAAGTGTGAAGCGGATGGTGCTTCATGGCCATCAGACCTCTCCCTGACCTCAACtgccaccagcgctgcccacgcagcgcagccggGGGTGTTTCTGTTTCTCATCAGCACCCGCGCCGGTGGCACCGGCCTCAACCTCACCGGCGCCGACACCGTTATCCTGCTGGACAGCGATTTCAATCCGCACAACGACTTGCAGGCGGTGGATCGGTGCCACAGAATCGGGCAGCGGAATCCCGTCGCCGTCTACCGATTGGTCAGCCCTCACACCGTGGAAGATGAATGGCACAGCGGGATTGTGGATCGGAAACTGAAGCTAGAGCACTTGGTACTCGGGGGTGATGGTGCAGGGTGCATATCACAGCAGTGCTGCACTACGAGTGGTAACGTGGACACTCAGCAGCAACCGATCCCGGCCGCGGATGTTCTTCGatgtgcggcggcagcagtatGTGCTGAGCCTCCGAAAAAGAGGGCGAGATCTTGTTCAGCAGTGTCCTCATCCGAGAGGCAGGCACTGACCGCCGACGAACTCCGCCTGCTTCTCGATCGTGCGTGGCTGCAACACGTGATGCCGCACAGGAGCGTGTAG
- a CDS encoding putative 3,2-trans-enoyl-CoA isomerase mitochondrial precursor: MRRVISSSLTRGAGTLGVVSGLFQLTQYRFQWQPLPGVPPQLRVAPQGRHQDLNAAHAGSKHSDDAQPEFVPPKKPTEVPKLVRINTNEKGITNVQLARAPVNSMSLELFQELNQWMLWLGCNEETKAVIISSAIPTVFSAGLEFSEVHNPKPDRIAVFWQSFQEMWRILDTFPKPIIAAITGNSPAAGCIIAMGCDYRVMARGPKGNTNNNRLYRIGLNETKLGLVPPPWTVSAYAYLLGSRQAEEMLQLGETPVADDARNLGLIDEVAADEERAIEVAYQQAERFLSVPQEARRVSRDMARCEYLRLLATEDDRNYDTEFFTQYMLRPEVQKNLESYLERLKSRSRK; encoded by the coding sequence ATGCGCCGTGTCATCTCGTCTTCTCTCACCCGTGGCGCCGGCACTCTTGGCGTCGTGTCGGGGCTGTTTCAGCTCACGCAGTACCGCTTCCAGTGGCAGCCACTGCCCggtgtgccgccgcagctgagGGTGGCGCCGCAGGGCCGGCATCAAGACCTGAATGCCGCTCATGCGGGATCGAAGCACAGCGACGATGCGCAGCCAGAGTTTGTGCCCCCAAAGAAGCCGACAGAGGTGCCCAAGCTTGTGAGAATCAACACGAATGAGAAGGGCATCACAAACGTGCAGCTGGCCCGTGCCCCGGTGAACTCGATGAGCCTGGAGCTCTTCCAGGAGCTGAACCAGTGGATGCTGTGGCTTGGGTGCAACGAGGAGACGAAGGCTGTGATCATCTCCTCTGCGATTCCGACAGTCTTCTCGGCTGGACTGGAGTTCTCCGAGGTGCATAACCCGAAGCCGGATCGCATCGCGGTCTTCTGGCAGAGCTTCCAGGAGATGTGGCGCATCCTCGACACCTTCCCCAAGCCCATCATCGCGGCGATTACCGGCAACTCTCCGGCGGCGGGCTGTATCATCGCGATGGGCTGCGACTACCGCGTGATGGCTCGCGGACCGAAGGGCAACACGAACAACAACCGACTCTACCGCATCGGTCTTAACGAGACGAAACTAGGACTCGTCCCCCCGCCTTGGACTGTATCAGCCTACGCCTACCTGCTGGGCTCGCGCCAGGCGGAGGAAATGCTGCAGCTGGGCGAGACACCCGTGGCCGATGATGCACGAAATCTCGGGCTCATTGATGAGGTGGCCGCCGATGAGGAGCGGGCAATCGAAGTGGCCTACCAGCAGGCGGAACGCTTTCTCAGCGTGCCGCAGGAGGCGCGTCGGGTATCTCGTGATATGGCGCGCTGCGAATACTTGCGATTGCTTGCCACTGAGGACGACCGCAACTACGATACAGAGTTTTTCACGCAATATATGTTGCGACCTGAGGTGCAGAAGAACCTTGAAAGCTACCTGGAACGCCTCAAGAGCCGCTCTCGTAAGTAA
- a CDS encoding putative p-nitrophenylphosphatase: MSPPASAVCSACARPSGVPRSRASQQLCLQTPLHEAGKSAVCRREGVLSALLFHSPPLSVPVTALGSPCADRNNAPPENLSAMPERMTAALAARLVASPLKYVLLDIDGVIWCGGHVIDRVPETLQYLRGQGKQIRFLSNNASFSREQLMQSLKAKGIEGVTVEECYNSAYTAALRLRQMLGKADVPGEEPLVHGNVFVIGEQGLHDELQQVLAPGFITYGVELHDAVRAGGYDTDALGSAWRVPCLPPPQKRLVVCNGKACRMVQAGTNSAEKISLSDLNAAAVVVGLDKHFNIVKLAYGSLVLQGPPKDLREESYTPPLFVATNEDPQLPVGRDGTMIPGAGSMVSALCTAVGKRPDAVCGKPHKDMANILFAAEGVTNPREECIMIGDRLTTDVAFGNAAGCQSMLVLSGAEGLADVEEAEKQGRTALVPKYVAESLACFLPL, from the coding sequence ATGTCTCCTCCGGCTTCAGCGGTATGCTCTGCTTGCGCCAGGCCCTCTGGTGTCCCCCGCTCAAGagcgtcgcagcagctctgcctgCAAACGCCTTTACATGAGGCCGGCAAATCCGCCGTGTGCCGCCGTGAAGGCGTGCTCTCTGCGCTCCTGTTtcattccccccccctttccgtCCCCGTCACTGCACTGGGGTCTCCCTGCGCTGACAGAAATAACGCGCCACCAGAGAACCTTTCCGCGATGCCAGAGCGAAtgacagcagcgctggctgCACGACTCGTGGCCTCGCCGCTGAAGTACGTGCTGCTCGACATTGACGGCGTGATCTGGTGCGGCGGGCACGTGATCGACCGTGTGCCAGAGACGCTGCAGTACCTGCGCGGCCAAGGCAAGCAAATCCGCTTTCTCTCGAACAACGCGTCGTTCTCTCGCGAGCAGTTGATGCAGAGCCTCAAGGCCAAGGGAATCGAGGGTGTGACAGTGGAAGAGTGCTACAACAGCGCGtacacggcggcgctgcgacTGAGGCAGATGTTGGGTAAGGCAGACGTGCCTGGCGAGGAGCCGCTGGTGCACGGAAATGTGTTCGTGATTGGTGAGCAGGGGCTGCACGATGAGCTGCAGCAAGTACTTGCCCCGGGGTTCATCACTTACGGTGTGGAGCTGCACGATGCGGTGCGCGCTGGAGGGTACGACACGGATGCGCTTGGCAGCGCGTGGCGCGTTCCGTgcctgccgccaccgcagaaGCGCCTGGTGGTGTGCAACGGCAAGGCGTGCCGCATGGTGCAGGCCGGCACTAACAGTGCGGAGAAGATTTCGCTCTCCGACCTgaacgccgctgctgtcgtcgtcgggCTTGACAAGCATTTCAACATCGTTAAGCTGGCGTACGGGTCACTTGTTCTGCAAGGGCCGCCGAAGGACCTGCGAGAGGAGTCGTACACGCCGCCTCTGTTCGTGGCCACGAACGAGGATCCACAGCTGCCGGTCGGTCGCGATGGCACCATGATCCCAGGCGCTGGGTCCATGGTGAGCGCTCTGTGCACCGCTGTCGGAAAGCGGCCGGATGCCGTCTGCGGGAAGCCTCACAAGGACATGGCGAATATATTGTTCGCGGCCGAGGGTGTCACGAATCCGCGAGAGGAGTGCATCATGATCGGTGACCGGCTGACCACGGATGTGGCGTTTGGCAATGCGGCCGGATGCCAGAGCATGCTAGTGCTGAGCGGCGCCGAAGGGTTGGCGgatgtggaggaggcggagaagcaAGGCAGGACCGCTCTGGTGCCAAAATACGTTGCCGAGTCTCTCGCCTGCTTCTTGCCACTATGA